In a single window of the Arachis hypogaea cultivar Tifrunner chromosome 6, arahy.Tifrunner.gnm2.J5K5, whole genome shotgun sequence genome:
- the LOC112695524 gene encoding protein ALWAYS EARLY 2 isoform X3, with the protein MAPTRKPRSMNKRFSSLNEVSPEKEGMNSNKNKQKKKKLSDKLGSQWNKDELERFYEAYRKYGKDWKKVAAAVRNRSVEMVEALYNMNRAYLSLPEGTASVVGLIAMMTDHYNVLEESDSEKESIDSPGSRKPVKRKRGKIELGASKDSVHTQSIASNDGCLSLLKRRRFDGSQPRAVGKRTPRVPVYYSYKKDERENYVSPNKRMLKSVFDANDDEVAHVAALALTEAAKRGGSPQVSQTPHRRSQQKVSPVQSWERMQQSGTVPAKFYDTYLDEEFMEGSIESRGAENGEQARDTSSLKDMEGSGTVEVNQKRKKVYRKKERKENVGNHLLDDGGEACSGTEEGLNFSLKEKIDVEVTNAKPQKRSKKLFFGADESSAVDALHALADLSLMIPASTMESESSVQLKEERTTVDKDEKPAVPEVTSTSQNRDKSKLSLKQKVVPSVRGVELSSSRKSKVVRTTINDKESKALFESKELLPTDDKTWKRKRKPMVLKLANAKHDSDPNDPLNDEAVDEEDKPLIKGKHTGQTSTPAKQKSVRSSESSLCADQKDLIVSTAEVQLVSLPTKRISKRKMSLQRTFIPKEKSSENKLKGQPNKYSSQPQDKASILKEKLSSCLSSSMIRRWCAFEWFYSAIDYPWFSKREFMEYLNHVGLGNIPRLTRVEWSVIKSSLGKPRRFSEHFLREERQKLEQYRQSVRKHYTELRTGIRDGLPTDLAKPLYVGQRVIALHPKTREIHDGSVLTVDHDKCRVQFDLPELGVEFVMDIDCMPLNPLDNMPEALRRQVGACKFPCISKEPQMDGISSFGGCLTCTSSNPVERAPNLAKQEKQAVGAQPCNMTDHQTKEANIHALSELTRFLDKKVSMGINEILLMELKNSNNAILENQIDSGSFKDSEALGKHYATVSNALLHLRQRNTYTGNSLPLKPQANLNVHDGLPGMLDGSLAQELGSTVIEIIKGSRVKAHAMVDAAFRALASVKEGEDAFLKIGQVLDSINYQQLAPNTSLPAMKSQEQGNGSLDNHTRSIFSSSEPLLGDVSGQKLRNDSDKVDAQIPSELITSCVAILIMIQTCTERQYPPSDVAQILDSAVTSLHPCCPQNLPIYREIQMCMGRIKTQILALIPTST; encoded by the exons ATGGCTCCAACTAGGAAGCCTAGAAGTATGAATAAGCGATTCTCGAGTTTAAATGAGGTCTCTCCCGAGAAAGAGGGAATGAACTCAAATAAAAATAAGCAAAAG AAGAAAAAGCTGTCggataaattgggatctcagtGGAACAAAGATGAGCTAGAGCGTTTTTATGAGGCATATAGGAAGTACGGAAAAGACTGGAAGAAG GTTGCTGCAGCTGTACGCAACAGATCTGTTGAAATGGTGGAGGCTCTTTACAATATGAACAGG GCTTACCTATCTCTGCCGGAGGGAACAGCTTCTGTTGTTGGTCTCATTGCAATGATGACAGATCACTATAATGTGCTG GAAGAGAGTGATAGTGAAAAAGAGAGTATTGATTCACCAGGATCCCGAAAACCGGTGAAACGAAAACGTGGAAAAATTGAGCTTGGTGCCTCAAAAGATTCTGTCCATACTCAGTCAATTGCTTCTAATGATGGTTGCCTCTCTCTGTTGAAGAGAAGACGCTTTGATG GTAGCCAGCCTCGTGCAGTTGGGAAAAGGACACCTCGTGTTCCAGTTTACTACTCTTATAAGAAAGATGAAAGGGAAAATTATGTTTCGCCTAATAAAAGAATGTTAAAGTCGGTCTTTGATGCTAATGATGATGAAGTTGCACATGTTGCAGCACTGGCATTAACTGAGGCTGCAAAAAGAGGTGGCTCTCCTCAAGTATCCCAAACACCACACAGAAGATCACAGCAGAAGGTCTCTCCTGTTCAGAGCTGGGAAAGAATG CAACAATCTGGGACAGTTCCTGCCAAGTTTTATGACACATATTTGGATGAGGAATTCATGGAAGGTAGTATAGAAAGCAGGGGTGCTGAAAATGGGGAACAAGCTAGAGATACTAGCTCCTTGAAGGATATGGAAGGTAGTGGCACAGTTGAAGTTAATCAGAAACGAAAAAAGGTAtatagaaagaaagagagaaaggaaaatGTTGGAAACCATCTTCTTGATGATGGCGGAGAAGCATGTAGTGGCACCGAAGAAGGACTTAATTTTAGCTTGAAGGAAAAAATTGATGTTGAGGTTACTAATGCAAAACCTCAGAAAAGGAGTAAGAAACTCTTCTTTGGAG CTGATGAAAGCTCTGCCGTGGATGCTTTGCATGCTTTGGCTGATCTGTCATTAATGATACCAGCATCTACTATGGAATCTG AATCATCTGTCCAGTTGAAGGAAGAAAGAACAACTGTTGATAAAGACGAAAAGCCTGCTGTGCCGGAAGTCACATCAACCAGCCAAAACAGAGATAAAAGTAAACTTAGTTTGAAACAGAAGGTCGTTCCTTCAGTTCGTGGAGTTGAGCTTTCATCATCCAGAAAGTCTAAAGTCGTAAGGACAACAATAAATGATAAGGAAAGTAAGGCTCTGTTTGAATCAAAAGAGCTGCTTCCCACTGATGATAAAACATGGAAAAGAAAGCGCAAACCCATGGTTCTAAAG CTGGCCAATGCAAAGCATGATTCTGATCCAAATGATCCATTAAATGATGAG GCTGTAGATGAAGAGGACAAACCATTGATTAAAGGAAAGCACACTGGTCAGACATCCACTCCAGCAAAGCAAAAGTCAGTAAGATCATCAGAAAGTTCTCTGTGTGCTGACCAGAAAGATTTGATCGTATCAACTGCAGAAGTTCAACTTGTTAGTTTACCAACTAAACGAATTAGTAAACGTAAAATGAGTTTGCAGAGAACATTTATACCCAAAGAGAAGTCTTCTGAGAACAAATTAAAAGGTCAACCTAATAAATATTCTAGCCAACCCCAAGATAAGGCATCAATTCTAAAG GAAAAGCTTTCTAGTTGCTTGTCATCTTCTATGATTCGCAGGTGGTGTGCATTTGAATGGTTTTATAGTGCAATTGATTATCCATGGTTTTCCAAACGGGAGTTCATGGAGTACTTAAATCATGTTGGACTAGGGAATATCCCAAGATTGACTCGTGTTGAATGGAGTGTCATAAAAAG TTCCCTTGGCAAACCTCGCAGATTCTCTGAACACTTCCTTCGAGAAGAAAGACAAAAGCTTGAACAGTACAGGCAATCTGTTAGGAAACATTACACTGAACTGCGGACTGGTATCAGGGATGGACTACCAACAGATTTAGCTAAGCCTTTATATGTTGGACAGCGAGTAATTGCTCTTCATCCAAAAACAAGAGAGATTCATGATGGAAGTGTGCTTACAGTTGACCACGACAAGTGCAGGGTTCAGTTTGACCTTCCTGAATTGGGTGTTGAATTTGTCATG GACATTGATTGTATGCCTTTGAATCCATTGGATAATATGCCAGAAGCTCTAAGGAGGCAGGTTGGTGCTTGTAAATTCCCTTGTATAAGTAAAGAACCACAAATGGATGGAATTTCAAGTTTTGGGGGCTGCCTGACATGCACTTCAAGCAATCCTGTAGAGAGAGCACCCAATTTGGCTAAGCAGGAAAAG CAAGCAGTGGGTGCTCAACCATGTAACATGACAGACCATCAAACCAAGGAAGCTAACATACATGCCCTTTCTGAGCTGACACGTTTTCTTGATAAAAAGGTCTCCATGGGcataaat GAAATACTGTTAATGGAGCTTAAAAATAGCAACAATGCCATATTGGAGAACCAAATTGATAGTGGCAGCTTTAAAGATTCAGAGGCGCTCGGGAAACATTATGCCACG GTTTCTAATGCTCTGCTTCATCTGAGGCAACGTAATACTTACACAGGAAACTCCCTACCACTGAAACCCCAAGCAAATTTAAATGTCCATGATGGCCTTCCCGGTATGTTGGATGGTTCTCTGGCTCAAGAGTTAGGATCAACTGTTATTGAAATTATTAAAGGATCCAGGGTAAAAGCACATGCAATGGTGGATGCTGCATTTCGG GCCTTAGCTTCAGTGAAGGAAGGCGAAGATGCTTTCCTCAAGATTGGACAGGTATTGGATTCTATCAATTATCAGCAGTTGGCCCCCAACACTTCCTTGCCTGCAATGAAGTCCCAAGAGCAAGGGAATGGAAGTCTCGATAACCATACTCGATCAATTTTCTCTTCGTCTGAGCCTTTACTTGGTGATGTATCTGGTCAAAAATTGCGTAATGATTCTGACAAAGTAGACGCTCAAATTCCTTCTGAACTCATCACTTCCTGTGTTGCCATATTGATCATGATTCAG ACTTGTACTGAACGACAATATCCTCCATCCGATGTGGCTCAGATATTAGATTCTGCTGTCACCAGCCTGCATCCATGCTGTCCCCAAAACCTTCCAATTTACAGGGAAATTCAAATGTGCATGGGAAGAATTAAGACCCAGATTTTAGCTCTCATCCCAACATCCACATGA